A genomic window from Hyla sarda isolate aHylSar1 chromosome 10, aHylSar1.hap1, whole genome shotgun sequence includes:
- the LOC130293769 gene encoding free fatty acid receptor 2-like codes for MAPAAEDKYMYLAIYIITIVTGFPANLLALHALIRKLRIKATPNAILLFNLTISDLSFLAFLPFKVTEVLQGRWSMPSFLCPLSGLFYFSTIYSSTLFLTAVSVERYLGVAFPLKYKLYRKPSYAVAISGFLWVCSFAHCSIVYITEYQQVSNVSSNKFICYDNFTEKQLEVLLPFRLELGLLLFCLPFLITCFCYGSFIRILVSSPHIHKDKKQRAIGLVLTTLCVFAICFAPYNVSHLIGFVLKRNLEWREKALLLSTFNASLDPVIFYFSSNAVQHSCRCCLKKLNFCHPSPGLHRMMDRQSIKLSQPHISDSQIYSSKYGP; via the coding sequence ATGGCACCAGCAGCAGAAGATAAATACATGTACTTGGCTATATACATTATAACGATTGTCACAGGATTTCCTGCCAACCTCCTCgcactgcatgccctcattcggAAGCTACGCATCAAAGCTACGCCCAATGCCATCCTGCTCTTCAACCTGACCATATCTGACCTATCGTTCTTGGCTTTTCTGCCTTTCAAGGTAACGGAGGTCTTACAAGGCCGGTGGTCCATGCCTTCCTTCCTGTGCCCGCTCAGCGGTCTCTTCTACTTCAGCACCATCTACTCCAGCACCTTGTTCCTGACAGCGGTCAGTGTGGAGAGGTACCTTGGCGTAGCCTTCCCCCTCAAGTACAAACTCTATCGCAAGCCAAGCTACGCAGTGGccatcagtggcttcctatggGTCTGTTCATTTGCCCACTGTAGCATCGTCTACATCACAGAGTACCAACAAGTCTCCAACGTCAGCAGTAATAAGTTCATTTGTTACGATAACTTCACCGAGAAGCAGTTGGAAGTCCTGCTGCCGTTTCGTCTAGAGCTGGGACTTCTCTTGTTCTGCCTTCCTTTCCTCATAACCTGTTTCTGCTACGGAAGCTTCATCAGGATCCTGGTATCTTCTCCGCACATCCACAAGGACAAGAAGCAGCGAGCCATTGGGCTGGTCCTCACCACTCTCTGCGTTTTTGCCATTTGTTTTGCCCCCTACAACGTCTCCCACTTGATTGGATTTGTCCTGAAGAGGAACTTGGAGTGGAGGGAAAAGGCTTTGCTCTTAAGTACTTTCAACGCCAGTCTGGACCCCGTCATCTTCTACTTCTCTTCCAATGCCGTCCAGCACTCTTGCAGATGTTGCCTGAAGAAGCTGAACTTCTGCCATCCTAGCCCAGGTCTACATAGGATGATGGACAGGCAGAGCATAAAACTGAGTCAGCCGCATATTTCGGACAGCCAGATATACAGCTCAAAGTATGGGCCTTGA